A DNA window from Paraburkholderia sp. IMGN_8 contains the following coding sequences:
- a CDS encoding epoxide hydrolase family protein — protein MSIVSTAQSRRSSFATAAAAALALSLAAAVSYAQPVPASDQPSAIPHAATQDDSIRPFHIHVPDETLVDLRRRIAATRWPDKETVADQSQGVQEAKIQALVQHWGTDYDWRKAEARLNALPMFVTTIDGVDIQFIHVKSRHPNALPLIITHGWPGSPLELVKTIGPLTDPTAYGGRAEDAFDVVIPSMPGYGFSGKPTGTGWGPDRIGRAWDVLMKRLGYKHYVSQGGDWGSVVADAMGRQAPAGLLGIHVNMPATVPPEVAKALNNGEPVPARLSGVEKAAYESLTNLYKKGGGYAAMMVTRPQTEGYGLADSPAGQAAWMYDKFAAWTYSGGDPERSLTKDEMLDDITLYWVTNTSTSSARLYWENNNNNFNAVEQKTAEISVPVAVTVFPGEIYRAPRSWTERSYPKLTYFHEVNKGGHFAAWEQPQLFAEELRAAFRPLRRQL, from the coding sequence ATGTCAATAGTTTCGACGGCGCAAAGCCGGCGCAGCTCGTTCGCCACTGCAGCCGCGGCTGCCCTCGCCCTTTCTCTGGCCGCTGCTGTCAGTTACGCCCAGCCCGTTCCGGCTTCGGATCAGCCTTCCGCGATACCACACGCAGCGACTCAAGACGACTCGATCCGTCCCTTCCACATCCACGTTCCGGACGAAACACTCGTCGACCTGCGCCGCCGCATCGCTGCGACGCGGTGGCCTGACAAGGAGACGGTCGCCGATCAATCCCAAGGCGTGCAGGAGGCCAAGATCCAGGCGCTGGTACAGCACTGGGGGACGGACTACGACTGGCGTAAGGCGGAGGCCAGGCTGAACGCCCTGCCGATGTTCGTGACCACGATCGACGGCGTCGATATTCAGTTCATCCACGTGAAATCCCGTCACCCGAACGCCCTGCCGCTGATCATCACCCACGGCTGGCCTGGCTCGCCTCTGGAACTGGTGAAGACTATCGGTCCGCTCACCGATCCCACGGCTTATGGCGGCCGTGCGGAAGACGCCTTCGATGTCGTCATCCCCTCGATGCCCGGCTATGGCTTCTCAGGCAAACCGACGGGCACCGGCTGGGGTCCCGATCGCATCGGGCGGGCGTGGGACGTGCTGATGAAGCGTCTGGGCTACAAGCACTATGTGTCTCAAGGCGGCGATTGGGGTTCGGTGGTCGCGGATGCGATGGGGCGTCAGGCTCCGGCGGGGCTGCTGGGCATTCACGTCAATATGCCTGCGACGGTGCCACCGGAGGTCGCGAAGGCACTCAACAATGGCGAACCGGTGCCGGCCAGGCTGTCCGGGGTGGAAAAGGCAGCGTACGAATCACTCACCAACTTGTACAAAAAGGGCGGCGGCTATGCCGCCATGATGGTCACTCGCCCGCAAACCGAGGGCTACGGCCTGGCTGATTCGCCCGCGGGCCAGGCGGCCTGGATGTACGACAAGTTCGCGGCCTGGACCTATAGCGGCGGCGACCCCGAGCGCTCACTCACCAAGGATGAGATGCTCGACGACATCACGCTGTACTGGGTCACGAACACTTCGACCTCGTCGGCGCGGCTCTACTGGGAGAACAACAACAACAACTTCAACGCGGTAGAACAGAAGACCGCCGAGATTTCGGTCCCGGTTGCAGTGACGGTCTTTCCCGGCGAGATCTATCGGGCGCCGCGGAGCTGGACCGAGCGCAGTTATCCCAAACTCACCTATTTCCATGAGGTGAACAAGGGCGGCCACTTCGCAGCATGGGAACAACCGCAGCTCTTCGCCGAGGAGCTCCGCGCGGCGTTCAGACCGTTGCGCCGACAACTATGA
- a CDS encoding DUF4148 domain-containing protein: protein MKTSIIALAFAAFAASGAAQAAESATTSTVAQTEQSGTSRIGASPKTRADVRHELVQAQQDGQLASLSTLYRGS, encoded by the coding sequence ATGAAAACTTCGATCATCGCTTTGGCTTTTGCCGCATTCGCCGCTTCGGGCGCAGCTCAGGCCGCCGAGAGCGCCACGACCTCCACTGTCGCGCAGACGGAGCAATCCGGTACGAGCCGCATCGGCGCGTCGCCGAAGACGCGTGCCGACGTGCGCCACGAATTGGTGCAGGCGCAGCAGGACGGCCAGCTCGCCAGTCTCAGCACGCTCTATCGCGGAAGCTGA
- a CDS encoding organic hydroperoxide resistance protein — MNRIDKVLYTGKTHTTGGRDGASRSSDGRLDVRLSAPGSTGSGTNPEQMFAAGWSACFIGAMGLAAAKMKVALPPDTAVDAEVDLRTTDGAYFLQARLNVSLPGVEREVAEALARTAHETCPYSKATRGNIDVVIRVV, encoded by the coding sequence ATGAATCGAATCGACAAAGTGTTGTACACGGGCAAGACCCACACCACGGGCGGACGCGACGGCGCATCGCGCAGTTCCGACGGACGCCTCGACGTCAGGCTCTCGGCACCGGGATCGACGGGCAGCGGGACGAATCCCGAGCAGATGTTCGCGGCCGGCTGGTCCGCCTGTTTCATCGGCGCGATGGGATTGGCGGCCGCGAAGATGAAGGTCGCGCTGCCCCCCGATACGGCCGTCGACGCCGAGGTCGATCTGCGCACCACCGATGGCGCTTACTTTCTGCAGGCTCGGCTGAACGTCAGCCTGCCAGGTGTGGAGCGCGAAGTCGCCGAGGCGCTGGCGCGCACTGCGCACGAGACCTGCCCGTACTCGAAGGCGACACGCGGGAACATCGATGTGGTCATCAGGGTGGTCTGA
- a CDS encoding alpha/beta hydrolase: MPDEMNPRRRRLLQTTIAGVGLLELGLSGLANAQSAGNTSHAKVSASARVASFDTIRRVNAGALSIGYAEAGPSDGPVVILLHGWPYDIYSFAEVAPLLAAAGYRVIVPYLRGYGPTRFLSADTPRNGQQAVVAVDIIALMDALKIEKAVFGGFDWGARTVNIIAALWPERCKAMVSVSGYLIGSQAANRAPLPPKAELAWWYQFYFATERGQAGYEANRNDFNKLIWRLASPKWDFDDATYDRSAQSFANPDHVAVVIHNYRWRLGLAQGEPQYDALEQRLAAAPTIAVPTITLEGDANGAPHPDPSAYAKKFTGKYAHRTIKGGIGHNLPQEAPKVFADAVIEVAGY, translated from the coding sequence ATGCCAGACGAGATGAATCCTCGCCGTCGCCGCCTGCTGCAGACGACTATTGCAGGCGTCGGCCTGCTCGAACTCGGACTCAGCGGACTCGCCAACGCGCAATCGGCCGGAAACACGAGCCACGCCAAGGTCAGTGCCTCTGCGCGCGTCGCATCATTCGACACCATTCGCCGGGTCAACGCCGGAGCGCTCAGCATCGGCTATGCGGAAGCGGGACCGAGCGACGGCCCGGTCGTGATCCTGCTGCACGGATGGCCCTACGACATCTACAGCTTCGCCGAAGTCGCGCCACTGCTCGCAGCCGCCGGCTATCGCGTGATCGTGCCGTATCTGCGTGGCTACGGCCCGACGCGCTTCCTGTCCGCCGACACCCCGCGCAACGGGCAGCAAGCCGTCGTCGCGGTCGACATCATCGCGCTGATGGACGCGCTGAAGATCGAGAAGGCCGTGTTCGGCGGCTTCGACTGGGGCGCGCGCACGGTCAACATCATCGCCGCGCTGTGGCCGGAACGCTGCAAGGCGATGGTTTCGGTGAGCGGCTATCTGATCGGCAGCCAGGCCGCCAACCGCGCGCCGCTTCCACCGAAGGCGGAGCTTGCATGGTGGTATCAGTTCTATTTCGCCACGGAGCGTGGTCAAGCGGGGTACGAAGCGAACCGCAACGACTTTAACAAGCTCATCTGGCGTCTCGCGTCACCGAAGTGGGACTTCGACGATGCGACCTACGACCGCTCCGCGCAATCGTTCGCGAATCCGGATCATGTCGCCGTGGTGATTCACAACTATCGCTGGCGTCTGGGACTCGCGCAGGGCGAACCGCAATACGACGCGCTCGAACAGCGCCTGGCGGCGGCGCCGACTATCGCGGTGCCGACCATCACGCTCGAAGGCGATGCCAACGGCGCGCCGCATCCCGATCCGTCGGCCTACGCAAAGAAGTTCACGGGCAAATACGCGCACCGGACCATCAAAGGCGGAATCGGCCACAATCTGCCGCAGGAAGCGCCCAAGGTCTTTGCGGACGCAGTGATCGAGGTTGCCGGCTACTAA
- a CDS encoding alpha/beta hydrolase, translated as MNRLLKRYLASALLLGSVFSLNAANAAPPQDLKGTNVVLVHGAFADGSSWDKVIPLLEARGLHVVSVQNPLSSLADDTAATKRVIDQQTGPVVLVGHSWGGFVITQAGNDNKVKALVYVAALVPDSGASINDMMKGKPAPAWAGELRKDSANFLTLSTHAVVNDFAQDLPSAQARTLAATQGPWFAGALDDKVSIAAWHTKPSWFVVANQDRMIDPRAEEATAKQIGATTIHVDSSHVAMLSHPKAVAAAIIAAASKVQ; from the coding sequence ATGAACCGCCTGTTGAAGAGATATCTCGCATCGGCGTTGTTGCTCGGCAGCGTGTTTTCGTTGAACGCGGCCAATGCTGCCCCGCCGCAGGATCTGAAAGGAACGAACGTCGTCCTTGTGCACGGCGCTTTCGCCGACGGATCGAGCTGGGATAAGGTGATCCCGCTGCTCGAAGCGCGTGGTCTTCACGTGGTGTCGGTTCAGAACCCGCTCAGCTCGCTTGCGGATGATACGGCGGCGACCAAGCGCGTAATAGACCAGCAAACCGGTCCGGTTGTGCTCGTAGGCCATTCGTGGGGCGGCTTTGTGATCACCCAAGCCGGCAACGACAACAAAGTCAAGGCACTCGTGTACGTAGCCGCTCTCGTTCCGGATAGCGGCGCATCGATCAACGACATGATGAAAGGCAAGCCGGCACCGGCCTGGGCAGGCGAACTGAGGAAAGACTCCGCAAACTTCCTGACATTGTCCACCCACGCGGTGGTTAATGATTTCGCCCAGGATTTGCCATCGGCGCAAGCACGCACCCTCGCAGCGACGCAAGGACCGTGGTTCGCGGGTGCTCTGGACGACAAGGTGAGCATCGCTGCGTGGCACACAAAGCCGTCCTGGTTCGTGGTCGCCAACCAGGATCGTATGATCGATCCGCGAGCAGAGGAAGCAACGGCAAAGCAGATCGGCGCAACGACGATACATGTCGATTCGAGTCACGTCGCAATGTTGAGTCATCCGAAGGCGGTTGCCGCCGCAATTATCGCAGCGGCAAGCAAAGTCCAGTAA
- a CDS encoding AraC family transcriptional regulator, with amino-acid sequence MVSLLQRLAPNEGYTQSALEGVRFMRSNRPLGRTPVLYEPSIVIVCQGRKLGFLGEEVYVYDAQHYLILSVPLPFSTETEASEAEPMLAVTLRLDLIELTDLILVIDRSGRHQQGAPLGIVSTPLEGDLAEATLRLLQAVSSPLDAEVLGPAIVREICYRVLIGERGGAMRAALAHQGRFGRVAKALRRIHTDYAQSLDVSSLAEEAGMSVPAFHVNFRTVTLTSPIQYIKSTRLHQARLLMIRDGLTAASASARVGYESPSQFSREFKRFFGRSPADEARDMRASFALSPAAKIDDFAASH; translated from the coding sequence ATGGTGAGCCTGCTTCAGCGTCTGGCGCCGAATGAGGGATACACCCAGTCCGCGCTGGAGGGTGTGCGGTTCATGCGTTCCAACCGGCCGCTGGGGCGTACGCCCGTGCTGTACGAGCCCAGCATCGTGATCGTGTGTCAGGGACGCAAGTTGGGTTTTCTGGGCGAAGAGGTGTACGTTTACGACGCCCAGCATTATCTGATCCTGTCCGTGCCCCTGCCGTTCTCGACTGAAACCGAAGCGAGCGAGGCCGAGCCGATGCTGGCCGTGACGTTGCGCCTCGACCTGATCGAACTGACCGACCTGATTCTGGTGATCGATCGTTCCGGACGCCATCAGCAAGGCGCACCGCTAGGGATCGTATCGACGCCGCTCGAGGGAGACCTGGCCGAAGCGACCTTGCGCTTGCTGCAAGCCGTGAGCTCGCCCCTGGATGCCGAGGTGCTGGGGCCTGCAATCGTGCGGGAAATCTGCTACCGGGTATTGATCGGGGAACGAGGCGGAGCGATGAGGGCTGCGCTCGCGCATCAGGGCCGTTTCGGCAGGGTGGCGAAAGCGCTGCGTCGAATTCATACCGACTATGCGCAGTCATTAGATGTTAGTAGTCTCGCGGAAGAGGCGGGGATGAGCGTTCCCGCGTTTCATGTCAACTTCAGAACCGTCACACTGACCTCGCCGATTCAATACATCAAGTCGACGCGTCTGCATCAGGCGCGCTTGCTGATGATTCGCGACGGTTTGACGGCCGCCTCCGCGTCGGCGCGCGTCGGTTATGAAAGTCCCTCGCAGTTCAGTCGCGAGTTCAAGCGTTTTTTTGGACGCTCACCGGCCGATGAGGCTCGAGATATGCGGGCATCGTTCGCGCTATCTCCAGCTGCAAAGATCGACGATTTCGCCGCGTCTCATTGA
- a CDS encoding SDR family oxidoreductase encodes MTTQSNQPKVILITGASSGIGEATVRLLAAQGHQLVIGARRTERLAALAEEIQASGGSVRYQALDVTSATSVSAFAQFALDTFGRIDVIVNNAGVMPLSPLSAIKVDEWDRMIDVNIRGVLHGIAAVLPTMECQGFGQVINISSIGGLSVSPTAAVYCATKFAVRAISDGLRQETDKVRVTVICPGVVESELADSISDDTARAAMRDFRRIALTSDAIACSIAYAIEQPADVDVSEIVVRPTASPF; translated from the coding sequence ATGACGACGCAATCCAACCAACCCAAAGTCATCCTCATCACCGGGGCAAGCAGCGGTATCGGCGAAGCGACGGTCCGGCTGCTTGCCGCCCAGGGGCACCAGCTCGTGATCGGCGCGCGGCGCACGGAACGACTCGCGGCGCTGGCCGAAGAAATCCAGGCAAGCGGTGGCTCGGTTCGTTATCAGGCACTCGACGTCACTTCCGCCACCAGCGTTAGCGCTTTCGCCCAGTTCGCACTGGACACCTTCGGCCGCATCGACGTGATCGTCAACAACGCCGGCGTGATGCCGTTGTCGCCCTTGAGCGCGATAAAAGTGGACGAATGGGATCGCATGATCGATGTGAACATCCGTGGCGTGCTGCACGGAATCGCTGCGGTCCTGCCGACCATGGAGTGCCAGGGGTTTGGCCAGGTCATCAATATTTCCTCGATCGGCGGCCTGTCCGTCTCGCCGACGGCCGCCGTGTACTGCGCTACCAAGTTCGCCGTACGCGCCATCTCGGACGGCCTGCGGCAGGAAACCGACAAGGTGCGCGTGACCGTGATCTGCCCAGGCGTCGTGGAGTCGGAGTTGGCCGACTCGATCTCCGACGACACCGCGCGGGCAGCAATGCGCGACTTCCGCCGCATCGCGCTGACGTCGGACGCCATTGCGTGCTCGATCGCCTATGCGATCGAGCAGCCGGCAGATGTCGATGTCAGCGAAATCGTCGTGCGCCCGACGGCGAGCCCTTTCTAA
- a CDS encoding SDR family oxidoreductase: MTSHASADQPFAGKVAIVTGAASGIGLATTELLHAQGASVIAVGRGANVEALTRPGIVPLIADVAHEESAVRAVSTAMERFGKLDILVNNAAIIINKPVVEMTLDEWNGIQAVNSTGAFLFSREAMRAMMPAKTGAIVNVGSYACYQAFPLIAAYAASKGALAQLTRAMSLEAIDHGIRVNAVGSGDAVTNITNHIHEDGPAFLAEHGKNAPIKRAADPREIAEVIAFLASGKASYIVGAVVMADGGMSVALK, translated from the coding sequence ATGACTTCACATGCATCCGCCGACCAGCCGTTCGCCGGCAAGGTCGCCATCGTCACCGGTGCGGCAAGCGGCATCGGACTTGCTACCACCGAGCTACTACACGCGCAAGGCGCCAGCGTGATTGCTGTCGGGCGCGGCGCCAACGTCGAAGCATTGACCCGTCCGGGGATCGTCCCGCTCATCGCGGACGTCGCGCATGAGGAAAGCGCGGTGCGCGCCGTATCCACCGCGATGGAACGCTTCGGCAAGCTGGACATTCTGGTCAACAACGCCGCGATCATCATTAACAAGCCGGTCGTCGAGATGACGCTCGACGAATGGAACGGCATTCAGGCGGTCAATTCCACCGGTGCGTTCCTGTTCTCGCGCGAGGCAATGCGCGCGATGATGCCGGCGAAGACCGGTGCAATCGTCAACGTGGGTTCATACGCGTGCTATCAGGCGTTTCCGCTTATCGCCGCCTATGCGGCGTCCAAAGGTGCGCTCGCCCAGTTGACGCGCGCCATGTCGCTCGAGGCGATCGATCATGGCATTCGTGTCAATGCGGTGGGGTCCGGCGATGCGGTAACGAACATCACGAACCACATCCACGAGGATGGCCCGGCCTTCCTTGCCGAACACGGCAAGAATGCGCCCATCAAACGGGCGGCCGACCCGCGGGAAATTGCTGAAGTGATCGCCTTTCTGGCGTCCGGGAAAGCTAGCTATATTGTCGGCGCGGTTGTGATGGCAGATGGCGGCATGAGCGTGGCACTCAAGTGA
- a CDS encoding SDR family oxidoreductase yields the protein MNNSAKIWFVTGASKGVGQRLVRQLIARGDRVAATSRTVVSLTEAIGPASGQFLPLQVDLTNDQSVRSAIAQTIRTFGKIDVIVNNAGYAQQGTVEALSDEELRQNFEVNLFAPLTVLRHALPHLREQRGGHVINIASIVGYQGGYAGWGSYVASKFALAGLTESLAAEVAEFGIKATVVYPGPVRTEFLSSGALAVAKRQIDEYTEAKASLDLHLGTLHGHQAGDPDKLAMLIMQAVNVAEPPLHLFAGKIANELAAQKAAAVQRDLDAWKGSSEATDFAE from the coding sequence ATGAACAATTCTGCGAAAATCTGGTTCGTCACCGGTGCATCGAAAGGCGTCGGCCAACGACTCGTGCGGCAACTCATCGCGCGTGGCGATCGCGTCGCAGCGACCTCGCGAACCGTGGTGTCGCTGACCGAAGCAATCGGCCCGGCCTCCGGGCAGTTTCTTCCGTTGCAGGTGGATCTGACCAATGACCAGAGCGTGCGCTCGGCCATCGCGCAAACCATCAGAACCTTCGGCAAGATCGATGTGATCGTCAATAACGCCGGATACGCCCAACAGGGAACCGTCGAAGCCCTCTCGGACGAGGAACTTCGGCAAAACTTCGAAGTCAACCTGTTCGCGCCGCTGACTGTACTGCGACACGCGCTCCCTCATCTGCGCGAGCAGCGTGGCGGGCATGTCATCAACATCGCCTCGATCGTCGGTTACCAGGGTGGCTACGCCGGCTGGGGCAGCTATGTGGCGAGCAAGTTCGCGCTCGCCGGCCTGACCGAATCGCTCGCAGCCGAGGTGGCCGAGTTCGGCATCAAGGCGACGGTGGTGTACCCCGGGCCGGTGCGCACGGAGTTTTTGTCGAGCGGCGCGCTGGCGGTGGCCAAACGCCAGATTGATGAATACACCGAAGCCAAGGCGTCGCTCGATCTGCACCTGGGCACGCTGCACGGTCATCAGGCCGGTGATCCGGACAAGCTGGCCATGTTAATCATGCAGGCCGTGAATGTTGCCGAACCACCGTTGCACCTGTTCGCCGGCAAGATTGCCAACGAACTGGCGGCGCAAAAAGCCGCGGCGGTCCAACGCGACCTTGATGCGTGGAAAGGCTCATCCGAAGCAACGGATTTTGCCGAGTAA
- a CDS encoding thioredoxin family protein produces the protein MTTSTENGRKGGQPAMQTPPVVSPQAWEAAREQLLVKEKAQTRARDALAAERRRMPWMAVETAYVFEGPAGKASLLDLFDGRRQLIVYRAFFEPGVFGWPDHACRGCSMVADQVAHVAHLNARDTTLVFVSRAPQADIARLKARMGWEIPWFTLTDSFDADFGVDEWHGTNVFYRDGDRVFRTYFINNRGDEQMGGTWNYLDITPLGRQEVWEDSPEGYPQTPTYKWWNWHDSYVADAAPDKKWVEVSDAGEAAFRNQDTSTKP, from the coding sequence ATGACTACATCAACCGAGAATGGACGGAAAGGCGGGCAGCCTGCCATGCAAACACCACCGGTCGTGTCGCCGCAGGCGTGGGAGGCGGCCCGCGAGCAGCTGCTCGTGAAGGAAAAGGCCCAGACTCGCGCCCGTGACGCCCTGGCCGCCGAGCGCCGGCGAATGCCGTGGATGGCCGTGGAGACGGCGTATGTGTTCGAGGGGCCTGCGGGTAAGGCCAGCCTGCTCGACCTGTTCGACGGTCGGCGTCAGTTGATCGTCTACCGCGCCTTCTTTGAGCCGGGCGTGTTCGGCTGGCCCGACCACGCCTGCCGGGGCTGCTCCATGGTGGCCGACCAGGTCGCCCACGTCGCCCACCTGAACGCCCGTGACACCACCCTCGTCTTCGTTTCGCGTGCGCCTCAGGCGGACATCGCGCGGCTGAAGGCGCGGATGGGCTGGGAGATACCGTGGTTCACGCTCACGGACAGCTTCGACGCCGATTTCGGCGTAGACGAGTGGCACGGCACGAACGTGTTCTACCGCGACGGCGACCGCGTGTTCCGCACCTACTTCATCAACAACCGCGGCGACGAGCAGATGGGGGGCACCTGGAACTACCTCGACATCACGCCGCTGGGCCGGCAGGAGGTCTGGGAGGACTCGCCCGAGGGCTACCCGCAGACCCCGACCTACAAGTGGTGGAACTGGCACGACAGCTACGTCGCGGACGCAGCGCCCGACAAGAAGTGGGTCGAGGTGTCGGATGCCGGAGAGGCGGCGTTCCGGAACCAGGACACGAGCACGAAGCCATGA
- a CDS encoding peptidylprolyl isomerase translates to MKCVIRFSTALLSAFVASVCPFAATAAGVASAPAADAIQPPHSAVVASVNGRYITQSDLDNAVAESRERDTVVLRRTLKHRLIALELLRQAAGKRHYATTGLIAQHTPQAVQTIAAIRLYVRDAVRPEPVTDADVRARYWRIVSSLPAMTQGPAIPAPAAGPAATDMPHPITASVTGFFADGVPVTSVTVGGGNGLFALDAITSVQIPSFGALQDSIRQQLETERLNEAIRAVVENLMEQARINE, encoded by the coding sequence ATGAAATGCGTAATCCGCTTTTCGACAGCGCTGTTATCTGCCTTCGTCGCCAGCGTGTGCCCGTTCGCGGCTACGGCGGCAGGCGTTGCATCGGCACCAGCCGCAGACGCGATCCAACCACCTCATTCCGCCGTCGTTGCATCCGTGAACGGCAGGTACATTACGCAGTCGGACCTCGACAACGCCGTCGCCGAGTCCAGAGAACGCGACACGGTCGTGTTACGCCGTACGCTTAAACACCGACTCATCGCACTGGAATTGTTGCGGCAGGCTGCCGGGAAACGGCACTACGCCACTACCGGCCTGATCGCGCAGCACACGCCGCAAGCGGTCCAAACCATCGCGGCAATTCGGCTGTACGTGCGTGACGCGGTACGTCCCGAGCCGGTGACGGATGCCGACGTCAGGGCGCGCTACTGGCGGATCGTCAGTAGCCTGCCTGCGATGACACAAGGACCAGCCATTCCTGCACCGGCTGCCGGTCCTGCTGCGACGGATATGCCGCATCCGATCACCGCATCGGTGACTGGATTTTTCGCGGACGGCGTGCCTGTGACATCGGTCACGGTCGGCGGCGGAAACGGACTGTTCGCGCTTGATGCGATAACGTCGGTGCAGATTCCCAGCTTCGGCGCATTGCAGGACAGCATCCGGCAGCAACTGGAAACGGAGCGATTGAATGAAGCAATTCGCGCCGTCGTCGAAAATCTCATGGAGCAGGCCCGCATCAATGAATGA
- a CDS encoding GGDEF domain-containing protein, whose translation MSASERTQVNEPHPVVRLATQIYARLLLVGFALVPAYLIGYLFFFQDAALRFENHAFHEIAIAAATLEGLFVTYVTWRCYRSSGEPLLRWMTLGFFGFVLIYALHGAFTGLAHHNIWLFLLYGPASRLAMSVLLLVGLLSYSKPADPVNRRVDTRYWLAWVMTFLVVDVLVALLANSDLAGIFTVRVMESAALVFSTLNVTCLLLRRIRSPLMLIYAISVSSFALSSLAFLLGKPWNHMWWLAHAIFAGGFFLLSYGVVQAFLTTRSFATIYSQEELTRRLAEAMARTESALQELQRTNQTLEHLASTDPLTGAANRRKFIERVGAEIARAKRDGAPFSLLSLDLDNFKWINDCYGHQVGDTVLQGFVQACLDAIRPYDGVARVGGEEFMVLLPKAGLDAALAIGERVRQATASTLFAREIGRSISVTVSIGISQFGRDGNTIDAILRVADERLYHAKRCGRNCVIAV comes from the coding sequence ATGAGCGCGAGTGAACGTACCCAGGTAAACGAACCGCACCCGGTCGTCCGGCTCGCCACGCAGATCTATGCGCGTCTGCTACTTGTGGGTTTCGCCCTTGTTCCCGCCTATCTCATCGGATATCTGTTCTTCTTTCAGGATGCCGCTCTCCGCTTTGAAAATCACGCATTCCACGAAATTGCAATTGCCGCGGCGACCCTGGAGGGCCTCTTTGTCACCTATGTGACGTGGCGGTGTTACCGTTCTTCGGGTGAGCCGCTGCTGCGCTGGATGACGCTGGGCTTCTTCGGGTTCGTGTTGATTTACGCGCTGCATGGCGCTTTCACCGGGCTCGCCCATCACAACATCTGGCTCTTTCTGCTCTATGGACCGGCATCGAGGCTGGCCATGTCGGTTTTGCTGCTGGTCGGGCTGCTGTCGTACAGTAAGCCGGCAGACCCCGTCAACAGGCGCGTGGACACCCGGTACTGGCTGGCATGGGTCATGACCTTTCTCGTCGTGGACGTGCTGGTTGCGCTTCTGGCGAATTCGGACCTTGCCGGCATCTTCACCGTCCGGGTGATGGAGAGCGCGGCGCTCGTCTTTTCGACGCTGAACGTTACCTGCCTACTGTTGCGCCGGATCCGCTCTCCGCTGATGCTGATCTACGCCATCTCGGTGTCATCGTTCGCCCTCTCGTCGTTGGCTTTCCTTCTCGGAAAGCCGTGGAATCACATGTGGTGGCTCGCGCACGCGATATTTGCAGGCGGCTTCTTCCTGCTGAGCTACGGTGTGGTGCAGGCTTTTCTCACGACACGTTCATTCGCCACGATCTACAGCCAGGAAGAACTCACGAGGCGTCTCGCCGAGGCGATGGCGCGCACCGAAAGCGCGCTACAGGAACTGCAGCGGACCAACCAGACGCTGGAACATCTGGCTTCGACCGATCCGCTTACCGGTGCGGCCAATCGACGCAAATTCATTGAGCGCGTCGGTGCAGAAATCGCCCGGGCGAAGCGGGACGGTGCGCCGTTTTCGCTGCTGTCGCTTGATCTGGACAATTTCAAGTGGATCAACGACTGCTATGGACATCAGGTCGGAGACACGGTCCTGCAAGGCTTCGTGCAGGCCTGCCTCGATGCGATCCGGCCATACGACGGCGTTGCTCGGGTCGGAGGGGAGGAGTTCATGGTCTTGCTGCCGAAAGCTGGCCTGGACGCTGCACTGGCGATTGGGGAGCGCGTCCGTCAGGCGACCGCGAGTACTCTGTTCGCCAGAGAGATCGGACGCAGTATCTCCGTCACGGTCAGTATCGGCATATCTCAATTCGGCAGGGACGGCAACACGATCGATGCGATCCTGCGTGTCGCCGACGAACGGCTCTACCACGCGAAACGTTGTGGACGCAACTGTGTGATTGCTGTGTAG
- a CDS encoding LysR substrate-binding domain-containing protein has product MLWLQQEGNLAAHTYREQVFDTLDLAFSAAARGLGVALGDLNLVQENLTSGSLVTPFTRVVETGAGYYLVHPPRNEYREKLKPLLRWLQASVAA; this is encoded by the coding sequence ATGCTGTGGCTGCAGCAGGAAGGCAATCTTGCCGCGCATACGTATCGGGAGCAGGTTTTCGACACGCTGGATCTGGCATTCAGCGCCGCGGCACGTGGCCTGGGGGTCGCGTTGGGCGACCTGAACCTGGTCCAAGAGAATCTGACAAGCGGGTCACTGGTGACGCCGTTTACTCGCGTGGTGGAGACCGGCGCCGGGTACTACCTGGTGCATCCGCCGCGCAACGAATATCGCGAGAAATTGAAACCGCTTTTGAGGTGGTTGCAGGCTAGCGTTGCAGCGTAA